From the Planktothricoides raciborskii GIHE-MW2 genome, the window AATTAAATTAATAACCTATGACCTACCTAATTTACATGGCATAACTGGAACTGAACTCAGTTGATAATTTGTGAGATTCATGACCTTGAAGGGGTGGATTAAAAACACAAATCAGACGCATCTGAGTTTTGGCCCGCAAATAATGCGCTTCCCGTCGATCCAGAGCATACATCGTCCCTGGTTCAATGGGGTAAACAATTCCATCAGATTGTACTTCGCCTTCTCCCTCAATGCAGTAACAAGCTTCTAAATGATTAGTGTATTCTAACAGAGATTCTGTTCCGGCATCAATTATGGTATCCGTCAGGGAATAGCCCATGCCATCTCTAGCTAACAAAAATCTCCGACTTTGGCCATTACCCCAAGCAATATCTCGCTCAGAGTTAATAATTTCGCTTAATTTTCTGATAATCATATGATTTATCTCCTAAAAAACGGCACTGAAAATTAGCCTGTACTAGCAAGCTATGGTGTAGCTAATGGTTCAGATATATTCTGACAAAACATTCTGGAAGTGAGCAACGCCTAACTCATGATCCTGGGCTAATTGCACCACTTGATAGGCGCGTGAGTTGATACCAGCCTGAATTTGCCGACAGATTGAAAAATCCTCTTCCATCAGCACGTCAAACCCCTTACGAAACTCGTTCTTTCGATAGGGAATATCTGCAAATTGAGTAGGAGATTGATAAATAATAATCTCCACTCGGGTATGTTTTGCATCTATAGGGATGAGATGAAAAACAGAGAGAAACTTTTTGTGCGGGTTCAACATCATGTTGGGAAATATGTAACCCTGATGAGAACTTTTACCGGATTCGGAAAAGCTAGTAAAAAATTCTCCTCCCTGATTATTGGTATAGGGAACCTTAATGCGGAGGTGACGACCAGTGGGTAAGCTGCGGATATTGTCGCTGTCGTAAACTGTGCCAAAACCCTGACTGTGGACTGCCTCAAAATGGTAATCTTCGACGTAATTTTCCACAATCAATTTCCAGTTAATAGGTTGGTCATAGAACCAACGATCAACCTCTCTTAAATTGTTCCAATCCTGATCGTAATTTTCCAAAAAAGCGGGCATTTCGGCTAAGTAGTCTTCCAGAGATTCTGCCTCAGCATTGGGATTTACAAAAATAAATCCTCCCCAGGTTCCTACTTGTGCTGGAACTAGGCGAATTTTAGATTTGTCAAAATTAGGAAAAAGCTTAGGCTTAGTAATTCCTAGTAGATGACCGTCTAAATTATAAGTCCAAGCATGATAGGGACAGGTAATTTTGTGATGAGCGCAACTCCCCTCCCCCTCTAATAACTTTGCTCCACGATGGGGACATAAATTGTGCATAGCTTTTAAAGACCCATCGGTTGCCCGCACGACAAAAATTGGCTCTTCTCCTAAAGTATAGGTGAGATAATCTCCAGGTTCAGGAATAGTTTCTTGCCGACCTACTAATTGCCAGGTGTTACGCCAAAGGGTTTTCATTTCCTTGGCAAAAATCTCTGCATCAGTATAATATTGGGAAGGAAGCCCCAAGTGCTTAGTTTGTAACAGCATCTTTTGTTATCTCCTGACAAATATTTCAATTGACTAAGCATCTTCTGAAGAATTAATATAAGATGGTAGATTATTGTCTTTTTCCTTAAAAGTAGAAGAGCTAGTAATAGTTAAAGAAAGTCCTATAATTACTACGAAAAATGCGAATGAATTAGACCAGCTTACTGTTTCTAAAAACATGATTCTAGCCAGGATTGCGGTGGTAAATGGTGTTAGTAAAAAAACCAGCGCTACGAAGGCCGAGGAAAGTTTTTTCAGGCTATACAAAAGCATTCCTTGCCCAAGCAAACCGGCAACCGACATACTGAAAATTGGTAGCCAACTTTGCCCCGAGGTGGGAAACAAACTTTCGTGATTTATTGCCAGCACCACTAAGGTCAATGGTATGCCACAGCTAAAGCATCCCAGCAATACGGTGTCTGTGTTCCAATGATTGCGGAGTTTTTCTGCTCCCAATAAATAGGCTGATAAAAAAAGTGCTGAAACAAGGGCTAATAAGTCACCTTGTAATTTATCAATGCCGATCTGAAAGTCATTAAATCCGACGATCAATAATCCTGAAACCGCGATCGCACATCCGATCAGAAAACGTCTGTCAAAGCGATGCTTAAATAATAGCCATCCCCCAAAAACTGTAAAAACAGGAGTCAGATTATTAATCAATTCGCAATTAGCTACAGTCGTTTGAATTAAAGACCAAGCTAAACTCAGCAGCATTGCCGCTAAAAAAGTTCCTGTCAGCAGTAACAACCCCAGCAATTGCATCAGGGAAAGGGCAGGTTTTGGTAGGAGTTGAGATGGCTCTAACTTCGGCTTGAATTGCCGATATAAAGCCTGGATTCCACTTGCCAAACCAAGAATAATCGTGGTCAGAAAAAACCGATCAAAGATAGTGGTTTCTGCACTAATCTCCAAAGCCCCCCATTTCGTAAAAACAGGAACAAAAGAAAACGATATCAATCCTCCTAACAAAGAGAGAAAAGACCACAATTTTTCTGATTTTAACAGCAACTTTTGGGGTATCTCATCGGATACAGCAGAGATATGAGGGAAAGAATTCACGGTTTCACGCTAGGGAGGAAATAAGGATTTAAAGAGTGCAAATTTGCTTCTGAGCTTCCGGTAAAAAGAAATGCTCGAAATCAATATAACGATTTTTGTAGCACCAACTACACTCTTTGAAATATGGTGCATCAGGGCAACGGTGGGAAAGATGTTCCTGACGTAAAGTTTGCCATTTCTCCCCATTCCAAACTTGCTCGAAAGAAGATTCATTAATATGACCGAGATGGTAAATTTCTGAACCCGTTCCAATCAAGTGATCGCAGAAACTAATAAACCCGTCATATTTAAACGATACATAACTCCAAGGATGTAAACAAGCAGAAGTATCGTCGGTTTTTTGGGGGAGAGTACCAACCTGCGTAGAGGCAGCAACTTTCACCCCGTGTAGGCGACTGCGTTCTTGCATTTTCTTAAGAGTGTCATCCACCTCCCGATCGTGATTGTGCAAACTTAAAGGTGAATTAGGGGAGGCATGAACGGAGGACAGGCGAATTTCTTGAATGCCAATCTCCGCCGCAAAATCAATCAAATCGGGTAAGGATTTTAGGGCTGGATACTGTACAGTGGTGTTCAGATTAATCCGCTCGGTTGAACCCCAACGTTCGCGATAACCCGTCGCCAACTTTCGCAAATTTCTTTCTACTTTGGTAAGATTACCGCCACGACGCAAGTGAGCAAAAATTTCTGGATCGGCACTATCCACCGAAATCGACAGATAACAACCTTTTTCGATCAGCAAATCAAGTACATCATCCCGTTGGAAAGACATATTGCTGACAAAACGAATTGCCACCCCATAGTTAGCCGTTGTTTCGATGTATTTGCAAATATCCGGTATGATTAGGCTTTCGCCATCTCCCCGCAAATCCACCATTTGGGCTGTGGGAAAAAGTTCAGCCGCAATTTTTTCATAAATTTCTGCCGACATCATCCGCGAGGAAATGGTGATGACTTCGGGACGACACATGGTGCAATGCAAATTGCAACCCTGGGTCAATTCCACCATTACATACAAGGGAAGACTTTTCAGATAGGTTTTGCCCTGGCGATATTCTTCCAGATTCAAAACCCGATTTTCTTCACGACGAGTTAAGGTTCGGTTATCTTCACACAACATATTTCAAGCAATCCTGGGTTAAATTAATCCTATAATCCTATACTTCTAGGTTAGCAAAAGGGCTTTCTTTGCCGCTATAGTCGTCTTCTAGGCTAATATACCAATCTTGCTTTTTGAATATTCCCAGTCCTCCATCACCTGTTTCTCCTTCTTCGTTGGGATGAAAATGGTGTTGTTCAAATACGGATGAGTAGTTACCATCCTTAATCGTAGAATCAGGTAATTTTTCAATTGGTTTGTATTGGTGATGTTCCTGTCCTTCCACCCAGAAAGGTACATTAGAAACGGCATTGTAATGGCAATGAATTACGGTACGAGGGGAACCGGTACGATTGGGGCCGGAACAGTGCAGGGTATTACCGTGAAAAAACATCACATCCCCCGGTTCCATCTCACAATCAACAACCTCTAAACGCTTAATAATTTCCTTGACACGTTTCGGATCGGCGAATACGGCTTGATCTCCCCGAGCCATATCAAATCGGCTAGCCAGATGAGAACCCTTCACCATTTGAATACAGCCATTTTCTTTAGTGTTGGCAGTAATGGCAATTGTACAAGTGGCAAAGTGAGGAAATAGACAACCATTGTGATACCAAAAAGCGCAATCCTGATGCCAATCCACAGTCCCTTCACAGTAGGGATCTTTTTTGAGAATTTTAGAATGCCAGTGGTAACACTCTTCTCCTAAAAGAGCTTCGGCTCCATCTACCACCCGAGCAAGTCTCGGCACAACTCCTAAATAGCTTTGTTGTAAATCCGTCCAAGTAGTTACTTTATAAACCTTGCCAAAGGTATCAACAATGCTGGTTTGATAGCCCATAACATTTGGGTCTTCTTCGCAAGCTTTCCGCATTGGTTCAATTTCATCCAAATCGAAAAAGCCTCGGATAATTAGAAACCCATCTTTGTGATATTGAGCAATCTGCTCTGGCGTAAGAGATCGAGTTGTACGAATTTCGGCCTTAGATGTCAACATGGCTCCCTAAAATTTGTTTATTGGTCATCCCAATTTTCGGTTAAAACGATACATTTG encodes:
- a CDS encoding radical SAM protein, coding for MLCEDNRTLTRREENRVLNLEEYRQGKTYLKSLPLYVMVELTQGCNLHCTMCRPEVITISSRMMSAEIYEKIAAELFPTAQMVDLRGDGESLIIPDICKYIETTANYGVAIRFVSNMSFQRDDVLDLLIEKGCYLSISVDSADPEIFAHLRRGGNLTKVERNLRKLATGYRERWGSTERINLNTTVQYPALKSLPDLIDFAAEIGIQEIRLSSVHASPNSPLSLHNHDREVDDTLKKMQERSRLHGVKVAASTQVGTLPQKTDDTSACLHPWSYVSFKYDGFISFCDHLIGTGSEIYHLGHINESSFEQVWNGEKWQTLRQEHLSHRCPDAPYFKECSWCYKNRYIDFEHFFLPEAQKQICTL
- a CDS encoding aromatic ring-hydroxylating dioxygenase subunit alpha; amino-acid sequence: MLLQTKHLGLPSQYYTDAEIFAKEMKTLWRNTWQLVGRQETIPEPGDYLTYTLGEEPIFVVRATDGSLKAMHNLCPHRGAKLLEGEGSCAHHKITCPYHAWTYNLDGHLLGITKPKLFPNFDKSKIRLVPAQVGTWGGFIFVNPNAEAESLEDYLAEMPAFLENYDQDWNNLREVDRWFYDQPINWKLIVENYVEDYHFEAVHSQGFGTVYDSDNIRSLPTGRHLRIKVPYTNNQGGEFFTSFSESGKSSHQGYIFPNMMLNPHKKFLSVFHLIPIDAKHTRVEIIIYQSPTQFADIPYRKNEFRKGFDVLMEEDFSICRQIQAGINSRAYQVVQLAQDHELGVAHFQNVLSEYI
- a CDS encoding DMT family transporter, whose translation is MNSFPHISAVSDEIPQKLLLKSEKLWSFLSLLGGLISFSFVPVFTKWGALEISAETTIFDRFFLTTIILGLASGIQALYRQFKPKLEPSQLLPKPALSLMQLLGLLLLTGTFLAAMLLSLAWSLIQTTVANCELINNLTPVFTVFGGWLLFKHRFDRRFLIGCAIAVSGLLIVGFNDFQIGIDKLQGDLLALVSALFLSAYLLGAEKLRNHWNTDTVLLGCFSCGIPLTLVVLAINHESLFPTSGQSWLPIFSMSVAGLLGQGMLLYSLKKLSSAFVALVFLLTPFTTAILARIMFLETVSWSNSFAFFVVIIGLSLTITSSSTFKEKDNNLPSYINSSEDA
- a CDS encoding ectoine synthase, whose translation is MIIRKLSEIINSERDIAWGNGQSRRFLLARDGMGYSLTDTIIDAGTESLLEYTNHLEACYCIEGEGEVQSDGIVYPIEPGTMYALDRREAHYLRAKTQMRLICVFNPPLQGHESHKLSTEFSSSYAM
- a CDS encoding phytanoyl-CoA dioxygenase family protein yields the protein MLTSKAEIRTTRSLTPEQIAQYHKDGFLIIRGFFDLDEIEPMRKACEEDPNVMGYQTSIVDTFGKVYKVTTWTDLQQSYLGVVPRLARVVDGAEALLGEECYHWHSKILKKDPYCEGTVDWHQDCAFWYHNGCLFPHFATCTIAITANTKENGCIQMVKGSHLASRFDMARGDQAVFADPKRVKEIIKRLEVVDCEMEPGDVMFFHGNTLHCSGPNRTGSPRTVIHCHYNAVSNVPFWVEGQEHHQYKPIEKLPDSTIKDGNYSSVFEQHHFHPNEEGETGDGGLGIFKKQDWYISLEDDYSGKESPFANLEV